CCCTTGAAACCAGGTATAATATTACATTTGGGGAAAGAAGAGGAACTTTTAATGATTGAGTCAGCAATTCAGGATGAATATTCAGGTGAGAACCATGCAGCCACATCCTTGTAATTAACAACCCTAGGTCCTCCACTTCTCATCACCTCTTTGGATACCACCTAGGCCAAGCCCCCATATTTCATTACTCTGCTTTGATTAGAACACCTTTCTCTCTGCCACCCTGCCTCTTTTGCCAGCTTACAGTCCATTCTCTGCAAAGTAGCCagaggagtcctttaaaatgtaaGTCAGGTGATGTCATTTGTTTGTTCAAAACTGTCCCATACCTTCCCAGTTCACTCAGCAAAATGCAAAGTCCTTCCAATGGCCTCCAAGTGCTTTACATAACCCAGCCATCCACTAACTCTCTGAATTCATTTCCTATCCTTTGCTCCTTACTCAGTCCCTTCCAGACAGATGGGACCATTTTCTATTGAGGCTAAGAAATAATGCCATTTAGACTGAAAGGATCAGTCATGGACTTGAACTCTTTTAGAGGGCCTCATATCTAACTGAACAGTGCTCTGAAGCAATGATGTTTCACAGGTCTTAACAGCAAATTTCACATTCATGCCCTTAAGTTTTTCTTTAGACCATATTTGCTGAGAGGGCCCTGACTTTCATCTTTACTCAGATGTTATTTCTTAATTATAACATCGTTTACCATCAAGATATTTAAAGCCAGCAGTTATTGAGTATGATTAATTTAGCAGTACTTCCTTTAGCTAattttctctttcacattttATTGTAAGCAGGAAGAAGAAACTAGGTAGCACCTTCAACACTGGCTAGCTAGGGTACCTAgtttattaaatacatttttttttactttcttcataacCACAGGCAATAGTGTTGCTAAATTTTGTGCCACTACATAAGGATCCACCTTTGTCCAGTTCCCGATTACATTTTGTCACTTCCCTTTAGTTTTTCCCCAGCCTCCTCAAAGTCCAGACTTATACAAAAAGCCTTAAGGCACCTCACTAACACTCCTGAAAGGCTTTCTAGCTTAGCCCCTGCTGCCTGTTCCCAAAGCCActcccacaattttaggcttttgttATGAAGCACCCCAAGTACAAAGTCTGTATTAGTTACCTATTGCTGTATAATAAATTACCCACCCACCCCAACTTAGCAATTTATACCAACaattatttattctcttacaCAGTTTCCAAGGGTCAGAAATTCAGGAGCACTTTATGTAGGTCACCATCTCACAAGTTTGCAGCAAGGTGTTGACTTGTGCTGCCATCACTTAAAAGCATACTTGGGGCTGGAGGATGTGCTGCAAAGATGGACTTGTTCACATGGTTCATGGCCAGAAGCCTCATTTCCTCACTGGCTCTTGGCAGCAGGCATATTCTTTCTAAGTGGGCCTTTTGCTAGAGATGCCCGAGTCTCTTCAAGATACTGCAATTGATTTCCCCCAgagcaaacaaaaacaagagcagaaggaagaagccACAAATCTTTTATGATGTACTCTTGGAAGTGACATACTATCAtttctgccatattctattgATTTCAGAGACTAATACTGATACACTGTGGGAGGGGACTTTAAATGGTATGACTACCTAGAGGAGTCATTGGGAGCTATCTTGTATGCTGGGTGCTGCAGCATCATTtggtatatataattatatatctatgaaatcaagaagaaaatattgacCATTCAAGTTTATCCAAAAATTTAGAACagttaaataacaaaaattatgaaAGGTTCACTCCCATTGCAAGTGTCAACTATGGGAATGAATTTCCAGAATTTTTTGAGGTCATAATGTTCACCAGTGGAATATTGTATACTAGATATTCATTGAAGTCAAGGGAAATTCTCTCAAATGTAGCTCATTGACATGATGAttcaatgaccaaattaaggaaataaaggtGCCATCTTATGGATTCCTTACTGAAATAGCagagatattttcttttgcaaatatattctcagATTTTCTGAGGACATCCCCTCTTCTCCTTGAAAATTATTAGCATATCATGATAATCCATCTGTATCCACTAAAAGATTAATTCAGGCTTTTCTAGATATTTTGCACTTCCTTGCCACATACAGATTTGTAGGTTGCACTCACAGCCCTTGTTTTGAAATGTATAATTAGCTAGGATTATGTAGATCCTATAAActtgcaaaaagaagaagaacagattttaaagtgttTATTCCTATGGACAAGAGGTAAAGTTTCTCCTCTATTATAACTTTGTAGGACATGTTTTTGTTGCAGTGCAGGCTCCTTATTTCTAACCTTGACCACGTACATAAGACTTGGTATATTTCTAAATGAGTCCCATTAAACAGTGGATAACAGCATAGTCACTACTTCTTTGTTTCCATAGGCATGGAAAAGCAAAGTCAAGCTGGACTTTGCAGTGGTTGAATAGGTCTTCCAGTGTGGTCTGCATGTGAAATCTTTGTTTCTCTGAGCAATCTCTTGTGAACAGTATCATCTCTGAATTCTCCTTATCCCTCCaggaaataggaataaaaatgaagtcaAGACTCTTCAAGAAGTTGCATTAAGATACATTTTGCATGAAGATCTTACATGCTGTTATATGTGGAAACAATCTACAAGTAAATTAGTCAGAAATCAAGATGCAGTAATAAATCCTAAATGCAAGAGGTCAGAGTTGCTAAAACAAGGTGATTCTGCCTTGCAGATGTTGGCATGGGAATCTATACAAGTTTCTGAAGATGAGAACTGTGCAATGAAGCTGCAAGGGAAGAGTACTAGTAGcattcaaaatacaaaatttccaAAAAGGACCACCTGGGATTTTGGGAGGAAAATGTATCTGAGAGAGTCACAGAATTATCAAGTGCATATAGGAAATAATCTCTATAAACATGATAAGTGTGTCATGGAAAGGCTTTCCCATCACCATGATAGTCATGGGGTACACAGGAGAGAGAAAGCATTTGGCCGTAATAATTGTGGAAAAGACTTGAAATCATCCCAGCTTAGTGTAATCCATCCAAGAGAGCAAATCATTGATGAGAGTAGAAAAGACATCAGCATTGGCTGTAATCTTGAACTTGATCAGCACTTGCACATAGGACAGAGGCCTTATAAATGTGTTGAATGTGGAAAGTGCATCAGTTATAGCTCAGTGCTGCCTATTCATCTGAGtgttcacacaggagagaaataCTATAGGAATGATGGGTATGGTGAGGGCCTCAGTGAGAGTTTACAACTACAAACTGACCAGAAAGTCATCACAGGAGAGAAATCCTACAGATGTCAGGTATGTGCTAAGAAATTGAATCAGAACTCCTTTCCCACATATGAACTTATTGACACAGGAGAGAAGCCTTGTAGGTGTGGCAGATGTGGGAAGGGCTTTAATCATAGCTTAGAACTTAACATTTGCTGTGTAAACAACACTGGAGAGAGATTCTATAAATGTGCTGTGTATGATAAACATTTAGGTCAGACATCACAACTTCAGGCCAATGAGGGAGCCCACAATGGAGACAAAACATACAACTGGGAAACATATGATAGGGTATATAATCAAACTTCTGGTCTTCATCAAAGAATCCATACCAGacagaaatcatttcaatgtgaGGTGTGCGGTAAGGGGTTCAGTAAAGCCTCCAATCTTCAAGCCCATCTTAGAAtacatactggagagaaaccatataaatgtGACTTGTGTGATAAGAACTTCATCCGTAATTCTAGCCTTAAAGCTCATCAGAGAGTCCACACAGGACAGAAACCATACAAATGTGAGATATGTGGTAAGGGCTATCGTCAGAGTTCAAATCTTCGAGACCATCAGAGAgtccatacaggagagaaaccctacaaatgTGATTCATGTGGTAAGGCCTTCAGGTGGAGTTCATATATTCATGCCCATCAGAGGATCCATACAGAAGAGAAGCCCTACATATGTGAAGTGTGTGGGAAAGGTTTCTTTTGGAACTCTTATTTTCATCTTCATCAGAGGCTCCACAAGGGGGAGAAACACTATAAATGTAGCATATGTGGTAAGAGCTTCCTTCAGGCCTGTAACCTTCAAAACCATTGGAGAGTCCATACTGGAGATAAACCATACAAATGTTTTGAGTGCGGTAAGGGCTTTAGTCAGCATTCACGTCTTCAAGTtcatcagaaaattcataaaggTGATAAATCCAGTACATAGTAATGAGTGTGGTAAAAGTGTTCTTCAGAATTTAGATTTTAGTTTCATCAGATAATGTCCACCCAACAGAGAATGTGTTTGAAATGTAACGTTTGAAATGGAAGAGTGAGCTGAGTTTTTCAGTCATGAGTTCTGTTGAAGAAAACATGTCATATAGCTAGTATTCTGATTTTCAGTTATCAGGAGAATGCACAACAGAAACCCAGTAATAAGGGTTTCACATTCAACAGACTCTCTGAAGGAAAGACCTTAAAAGTGATGAATAAGGTTAGGAATTAAGTAGGAGTTAAAAGTGAACATGAAAAAATCCATGTGCACTAGCATACAAGTTCCATGAAGGCAGGAACTTTGTTTACTACTTTATCACCATAACCTCGAACTAGTGCCTGAAAAATaggtacatttttataattgctgctttaaaatccttgtcaAATAATTCCAATATCTGAGTCTCTTGATAGGGCATCTgtgattgtcttttctcattcaagttgTTAGTATTCTGTTTCTTGATATGAGTCATTTTTTATTATGTCCTGGACATTTTCAGTATTCTGTTGTGAGACTTTTGGTCCCATTCAGTCCTTTATTAGTTTGTGTGTAACATGCAGACCCAGGTTTTGGTTCAGTTTCCTACTTTCTCCTGACTGACACTGGGAAAGGAAAGGAGCAGAGTTCCATACCCTTGCTGCTGGGTGGGAGTGGAAAGCtccctgctgggctctgctgacACCAGTGAAGGTGAGAGAGTGTTAATAGCAAAGGGCTGACTTCTGCCACTGTGTTGCTGCTGAGTAAGAGTTAAAGGTCAGCTCCCCATTCAACCTTGATGACACCACCCTGTTGGAGGAACTGGAGTGCTGACTAGGTCGTTTTCATTCTGCTTCATTGCTGCAGTGAAGGAGTGGGCACTGGTTGGGTGGAAATTCAGACCTACTACCCTGCTGACATCATCCCTGTGAGACATGTCAACTCATATTGCCTCCTCACCAGTAGATGGGAGTAGAGGATTAGCATCCTGTTTGGAGTCACTGAccctaaaaaggggaattgatgGGTGGACTTGCACCACTTGCTCCCAGGTTGGGGTGGAGATTCAACTGTCCTCTGGATATTGCTGTCATGGGATTGGAGAGAAGTAGTTGACCTATTGGGGTTTGGCTAGAGTGAAGGTTGATGTTATcaataaagattttcttttctgctaTACCAgtgttttccaagttcatttttgCTAAAAGGagcaggattttatttttattgtgttcaCCTGCTGGTTCCTGGTTGTGAATATTTTCAGCACCTCACCTGGGTTATTTCtgtggcaaatgaaaataaaaaaactcatacattccatacaccttatccctccctgtcattgaccaccagtattgcaaactaccacacttattttacccattattctgcctattatttattttgtatccatatttttttgactcatctgtccataccctgcatcaaaagaaaaaaaaagcaagaatgaaAGGATCATCAAACACAAgatattcacaatcacacagtcacattgtagaagctgTATCATACAATTGtccttaagaatcaaggctactgaaacacagttcaacagcttcaggtacttccctccagccaatcaaatacagcataaactaagaAGAGATATCtaatatgatgcataagaataacctccaggataacctcttgactctatttgaaatatctcaatcactgaaactttattttgtgccATTTCTCTCTACTCTGTTTTAGTCATggagactttctcaatcccatgacacagctcatcccaggagttctgtcctacattgccagggatatttccACTCTTGGGAGTCAATTCCCACATGtgcggggtgggtgggggggtcaGTGATTTCACCAGCCTAATTGACTTAGaggaaggccacatctgagtaacaaaagaggtctctgggaatgacttaggcataattttaagtaggcttagcctgtcctttccaggaataagttttataggggaaAACCCCAAGATAGAGAGTGCaacctattggtttggttgtccctgctgtttatgagaatatcaggtactctccaaatggggaagttgaatatttcctcctttctcaacaatcctccaaggggactttgcagatgcttctttattcactgcccaaattactatgGTATATATTGGGCCATCACAGTAATCTGGACAAACCAgaaagatctcactccctattccagattccatgtacttgttccgggaagatggcagaataggatagatcaaattcacccctgctccaagaaacagctagagaaatGATGGAAGGCAATTAAGACAATGGTTTTAGGGTGTaaatgacctgggagagtctctgtactacatagggaggccctggtcacaaaagctgaggaactgagaagtagACAACTGGAGACCATCTGACTAATGCATAGAGCCTAAGAAGGGTGCCCAGAGCCCTCAGAGGTGCATGGATAGGGAAATGGGTAGTAGGAATTAAGCCAAACCACATTCCTTGTACATGCTACCCTCACTTGTACAGCCCCATGACATGCAACTCACCCCATGACCCAAGCACCTGAGCCTCGTCACCTGCCCTACTAATCCATGCACCATGTACACCtaccccatgttctagtttgctagctgctggaatgcaacacaccagagatggattggctttcaataaaaggtgatttatttagttagcgtatagttcttcagaggaaaggcagctaatttcaagtgaggttctttcttatgtgggaaggcacagggcgatctctgctggccttctctccaggcctctggattcaaacaactttcccaagggtgattcctttctgtatctccaaaggcctgggctgagatgtgagtgctgagatgaggtgtgctgagctgctttggctatgctacattgcactctctcatttaagccaccagccaattaaatcaaacatcagtcATTGTACCAGGcactcctagctgactgcagatgtaatcagcaacagatgaggttcacatgccattggctcagaCCCACAGCAATAtaaccttcacctagccaagttgacacctgtatCTAACTACCGCACCCCACACGTATACCCACTccacacccctaccccaagcATGTGCACACCTTCTCCAGCCCAATCCACTTCTCCTGTAAAAGTGCAGTGTTGCCCCAACCCCGTCAGGCCCTATCTTCCCATCCCTGCCCCTGCAGGTGGtggccagcacataaaggctacaAGTACTTACCTTCATACTCACACTGCACCCACCTCCAACACTAATGGATATGAAACTCccacacctccccacccccaagctcTGCCCATGTGTACTTTAGCTCACAGCCTTCCTTAGATTTGCACATGTGTACCGACACCAGTCACATTCTGCTCTGAGCAAAACTGACTTGCTGAGCCTGGACACATCTGCCTCCAGCTCATGCAGGTGCAAGACTGACCGACTACACTGAGCTCTGTGCAGGCACATAAAGGGCCCCGCcccccagaccatgcacctgcACAGTCACATCCtcaatatgatatatttaagattctgccAGTGGCAACCCATggtcacaagcaccagcatagcatcctcaacgtgtgcctatacctgcactgcaactcatcacactgttgtgccccaacCCACACACTGCATTCTGCTCCACATCCACCTCGCAAATACATGGCTtgagactactgaaggaaatcagcttCCAAAGTGAACCATTCAAGATATTTATATCCTGGGAAGAAAgcagatcactaaacatatctgtgatgcagacagatataccccagcctaatgaccaaattaaaataccagaggagatacaggcactggaacaactaattaaagagaTTTGTATAACtataaataacataaatgagatggctaatgacataatggagatcaagaagacactggaagaacaTAACaaggaatttgagagaataaataaaagaatagcagatatcacagagattaaagatgccatagacaaaataaaaatatacattgagACACAACAGCAGccttgaagagacagaaagaataagaaggggacaggacaactgattttttaaaaaattttattgtaagcaaacaaacatacaaacattcttgacatacaaacattcttgatatggttacaatcaatggctcataatatcatcacatagttgtgtattcatcaccatgatcatttttttgcacatttgtgcctcttcagcaaaagaaataaaaaaaaagaaaaaactcatatatgccatattccttacacctccctctcattgaccaccagtatctcaatctactcaattcatcctaacttttgttccccctattatttgtttatttcttatccatattttttactcatctgtccatattgtagataaaagaagcatcagatagaagattttcacagtcacacagtcacattgcaaaagctatatcactacacattcatcttcaagaatcatggatactggaacacagctctacattttcaggtacttccctgtagccactctaatacaccatcaactaaaagggggatatctatataaggtgtaagaataacctccaggatagcctctcaactctgtttgaatttttttagtcactgacactttattttgtctcatttctttcctttcccttttggtcaagaagatttctcaataccttgatcccaagtcccagctcatcctggatttctgtctcacatttctggagagatttacacccctgagagtcctGTCTAatgtagagggaggagggcattgagtttgttgccgtgttggctgagagagagagaggccacatctgagaaacaaaagaggtgatctgggggtgatgcttaggcccaattttaagtaggtgttctagtttgctagctactggaatgcaatataccagaaaaagaatggcttttaaaaaggggaatttaatgagttgctagtttacagttctaaggccgagaaaatgtccaattaaaatgagtctatagaaatgtccaatcaatggcATCTAGGGAaaatacctcagttcaagaaggccgatgaagttcaggcttctctctcaagtgagaaggcacatggcgaacacagtcagggcttctctctcagctggaagggcacatggcagacacggcatcatctgctagctttctctcctggtttccggtttcatgaagctcctcaggaggcattttccttcttcatctctgaaggtctctgactggtggactctctgtttcatagtgttgcagcattctctgctctctccaaatctcccattctccaaggtgtttcctcttttataggactccaataaaccaatcaggatccacacaaatgggtggagacatgttgtgaCCTAATAtagtttaacaacctctcttgactaaatcacatcatccagggagatgatctgaatacagtttaaaacatacggtattgaatggggattattctacctttatgaaatgggattttgattaaaacatggcttttctaggggacatacatccttcaaaccaacacagtaggcttagcctatcctttgcaaggataagtttcataggagcacaTTCCAAGATTGACAgtgtggccaattgatttggttatccccactgcttgcaaaaatatcaggaattctccaaatggggaagttgaattttccccctttctcaccattcccccaatgggattttgcaaatatttcttttctcactttttaaatcactcaaggatttatcagggcatcacactggacaaacctacaaaattccATGTCCTATTcaagttccatgtatttatgttgttcaattaacctacccatataaattatattaggaaatacactagtcaaaatataaattttgcacaaatacACATTTCTTGCTGTAGTCTCACACGGAAGTTGATGttgaaaccta
The genomic region above belongs to Tamandua tetradactyla isolate mTamTet1 chromosome 16, mTamTet1.pri, whole genome shotgun sequence and contains:
- the LOC143659038 gene encoding uncharacterized protein LOC143659038 isoform X3 gives rise to the protein MVENFRNLLSIGYQPLKPGIILHLGKEEELLMIESAIQDEYSGNRNKNEVKTLQEVALRYILHEDLTCCYMWKQSTSKLVRNQDAVINPKCKRSELLKQGDSALQMLAWESIQVSEDENCAMKLQGKSTSSIQNTKFPKRTTWDFGRKMYLRESQNYQVHIGNNLYKHDKCVMERLSHHHDSHGVHRREKAFGRNNCGKDLKSSQLSVIHPREQIIDESRKDISIGCNLELDQHLHIGQRPYKCVECGKCISYSSVLPIHLSVHTGEKYYRNDGYGEGLSESLQLQTDQKVITGEKSYRCQVCAKKLNQNSFPTYELIDTGEKPCRCGRCGKGFNHSLELNICCVNNTGERFYKCAVYDKHLGQTSQLQANEGAHNGDKTYNWETYDRVYNQTSGLHQRIHTRQKSFQCEVCGKGFSKASNLQAHLRIHTGEKPYKCDLCDKNFIRNSSLKAHQRVHTGQKPYKCEICGKGYRQSSNLRDHQRVHTGEKPYKCDSCGKAFRWSSYIHAHQRIHTEEKPYICEVCGKGFFWNSYFHLHQRLHKGEKHYKCSICGKSFLQACNLQNHWRVHTGDKPYKCFECGKGFSQHSRLQVHQKIHKGDKSST
- the LOC143659038 gene encoding uncharacterized protein LOC143659038 isoform X2: MSPFLEEAVTFKDVAIVFTKEELGLLDAPQRKLYQDVMVENFRNLLSIGYQPLKPGIILHLGKEEELLMIESAIQDEYSGNRNKNEVKTLQEVALRYILHEDLTCCYMWKQSTSKLVRNQDAVINPKCKRSELLKQGDSALQMLAWESIQVSEDENCAMKLQGKSTSSIQNTKFPKRTTWDFGRKMYLRESQNYQVHIGNNLYKHDKCVMERLSHHHDSHGVHRREKAFGRNNCGKDLKSSQLSVIHPREQIIDESRKDISIGCNLELDQHLHIGQRPYKCVECGKCISYSSVLPIHLSVHTGEKYYRNDGYGEGLSESLQLQTDQKVITGEKSYRCQVCAKKLNQNSFPTYELIDTGEKPCRCGRCGKGFNHSLELNICCVNNTGERFYKCAVYDKHLGQTSQLQANEGAHNGDKTYNWETYDRVYNQTSGLHQRIHTRQKSFQCEVCGKGFSKASNLQAHLRIHTGEKPYKCDLCDKNFIRNSSLKAHQRVHTGQKPYKCEICGKGYRQSSNLRDHQRVHTGEKPYKCDSCGKAFRWSSYIHAHQRIHTEEKPYICEVCGKGFFWNSYFHLHQRLHKGEKHYKCSICGKSFLQACNLQNHWRVHTGDKPYKCFECGKGFSQHSRLQVHQKIHKGDKSST
- the LOC143659038 gene encoding uncharacterized protein LOC143659038 isoform X1 encodes the protein MTPAVRGGRFISRGTAGRVDSRNQLSPALIKEAVTFKDVAIVFTKEELGLLDAPQRKLYQDVMVENFRNLLSIGYQPLKPGIILHLGKEEELLMIESAIQDEYSGNRNKNEVKTLQEVALRYILHEDLTCCYMWKQSTSKLVRNQDAVINPKCKRSELLKQGDSALQMLAWESIQVSEDENCAMKLQGKSTSSIQNTKFPKRTTWDFGRKMYLRESQNYQVHIGNNLYKHDKCVMERLSHHHDSHGVHRREKAFGRNNCGKDLKSSQLSVIHPREQIIDESRKDISIGCNLELDQHLHIGQRPYKCVECGKCISYSSVLPIHLSVHTGEKYYRNDGYGEGLSESLQLQTDQKVITGEKSYRCQVCAKKLNQNSFPTYELIDTGEKPCRCGRCGKGFNHSLELNICCVNNTGERFYKCAVYDKHLGQTSQLQANEGAHNGDKTYNWETYDRVYNQTSGLHQRIHTRQKSFQCEVCGKGFSKASNLQAHLRIHTGEKPYKCDLCDKNFIRNSSLKAHQRVHTGQKPYKCEICGKGYRQSSNLRDHQRVHTGEKPYKCDSCGKAFRWSSYIHAHQRIHTEEKPYICEVCGKGFFWNSYFHLHQRLHKGEKHYKCSICGKSFLQACNLQNHWRVHTGDKPYKCFECGKGFSQHSRLQVHQKIHKGDKSST